A single Cryomorphaceae bacterium DNA region contains:
- a CDS encoding HAD family hydrolase, giving the protein MKLFVFDIDDTLTRSESQHQTSYAQAMRDFGITDIDENWKGYLHHTDSYILSVNYERNLPGPFDFSFIGPFETRMNELIKTKPPVSEVPGAREAVDFIRTQGYAVAFATGSLLEPALLKLRQAEINHSPELVVGSNTIFEREGIVSEAVERARAHYSVQDFEHIISVGDGLWNLTTAQNLGLHFMGIGTKNLEDFNKHGLELHIEDWTSFDLSVMESALGIA; this is encoded by the coding sequence ATGAAGCTCTTTGTATTTGACATTGACGATACCCTGACCCGGAGTGAATCCCAGCATCAAACCTCCTATGCCCAAGCCATGCGGGATTTTGGAATAACGGACATTGATGAAAATTGGAAGGGCTACCTCCACCATACGGACAGCTACATCTTGAGTGTGAACTATGAACGCAATCTTCCGGGCCCTTTTGATTTTTCATTTATCGGTCCGTTTGAAACGCGCATGAATGAGCTCATTAAGACCAAGCCACCGGTATCCGAAGTCCCCGGTGCTCGAGAAGCCGTTGATTTCATCCGAACTCAGGGCTATGCTGTTGCCTTTGCTACTGGCTCTTTATTGGAACCCGCACTCCTGAAATTGAGACAAGCAGAGATCAATCATTCCCCAGAATTGGTTGTCGGTTCCAACACCATTTTTGAACGCGAAGGCATAGTCTCCGAAGCTGTAGAGCGTGCTCGAGCTCACTACAGTGTCCAAGACTTTGAGCACATCATCTCTGTGGGAGATGGGCTTTGGAATTTGACCACTGCTCAAAACTTGGGACTGCACTTTATGGGTATTGGAACCAAGAATTTGGAGGACTTCAATAAACACGGTCTCGAACTCCACATCGAGGATTGGACTTCGTTTGACTTAAGCGTGATGGAATCAGCCTTGGGAATTGCTTGA
- a CDS encoding TetR/AcrR family transcriptional regulator produces MPRVKLFDEQQTLERAMNLFWKQGYSATSVQDLVDHLGINRASIYDTFGDKEQLFLKSFENYRKTNSAFIAQFFEDEPQVKQGFYKLFEMAVDQSLSDAEKKGCFVVNTTTELIPGDERISRILEENRISFEQLFEEYLQKGVSQGQIPEGKDLKATASLLFTYYSGLRVVSKVNPSKSDLMNSVKVILSVLD; encoded by the coding sequence ATGCCTAGAGTAAAACTATTCGACGAACAACAAACCCTGGAGCGGGCCATGAACCTGTTTTGGAAGCAGGGCTATTCTGCTACGTCCGTTCAAGATCTCGTCGATCACTTAGGCATCAATCGAGCGAGCATTTACGATACTTTCGGAGACAAAGAGCAGCTTTTTCTCAAGTCCTTCGAGAATTATCGAAAGACCAACTCCGCCTTTATAGCGCAATTCTTCGAAGATGAACCCCAGGTCAAACAAGGCTTTTACAAGCTCTTTGAAATGGCGGTTGATCAATCCTTAAGTGATGCAGAAAAGAAGGGCTGTTTTGTTGTCAACACCACTACAGAATTAATCCCAGGAGATGAACGGATTTCCAGGATTCTAGAAGAGAATAGAATATCCTTTGAACAGCTATTTGAAGAATATCTTCAAAAAGGGGTATCACAAGGCCAGATCCCTGAAGGAAAAGACCTTAAAGCCACGGCGTCCTTGTTGTTCACCTACTACAGCGGGCTCCGCGTCGTTTCCAAGGTCAATCCGAGCAAAAGCGACTTGATGAATTCCGTGAAGGTCATCTTAAGCGTACTGGATTAA
- a CDS encoding SDR family oxidoreductase — protein MSDLNGKVAVVTGGNSGIGYASAKELKDQGATVVITGRDSAKVEAASSELGVKGIVADVGNLSAIDDLVEQVKSQFGQVDVLFVNAGIFQPAPIGQISEEMFDHQMGINFKGAVFTTEKFIPVLNDGASIINLSSVNAYTGMPNTAVYAASKAALNSYTRTAATELAPRKIRINAVNPGPVYTPIFGKTGMPEEQLNGFAEAMQNRVPLKRFGQPEDIAKLVAFLASDNASFITGSEYNIDGGINVNPLLS, from the coding sequence ATGAGTGATTTGAATGGAAAAGTGGCTGTTGTTACCGGAGGTAATAGTGGCATTGGCTATGCATCGGCCAAAGAGTTAAAAGATCAGGGTGCAACAGTAGTGATTACAGGAAGAGACAGTGCAAAAGTTGAAGCTGCTTCTAGTGAACTCGGAGTAAAGGGGATTGTGGCTGACGTCGGAAATTTATCTGCCATTGATGATTTGGTCGAGCAAGTAAAGAGTCAATTTGGTCAAGTAGACGTGCTCTTTGTGAATGCGGGTATTTTTCAACCGGCTCCCATTGGCCAAATCTCAGAAGAGATGTTTGATCATCAAATGGGCATCAACTTCAAAGGAGCCGTTTTTACGACTGAGAAGTTCATCCCCGTCTTGAACGATGGAGCATCCATTATTAACCTGAGTTCTGTGAACGCCTACACGGGGATGCCGAACACGGCCGTATACGCGGCGTCGAAAGCGGCGTTGAATTCATACACACGTACCGCGGCAACAGAACTGGCCCCACGAAAAATTCGAATCAACGCCGTAAATCCTGGGCCGGTCTACACTCCAATTTTTGGAAAGACTGGTATGCCAGAGGAGCAATTGAACGGCTTTGCAGAAGCCATGCAGAATCGCGTACCGCTTAAGCGCTTTGGACAGCCCGAAGACATTGCCAAGTTGGTGGCTTTCCTCGCTTCAGACAATGCCTCGTTTATCACAGGATCTGAATACAATATTGACGGAGGAATCAATGTCAATCCGCTCCTGTCCTGA
- a CDS encoding alpha/beta hydrolase, with product MNSLPHLLLLHGALGSEQQLTALRREMESSFNVHSLNFEGHGGSPSGRPFSMEGFVENVLAYLDANDLKSANIFGYSMGGYVALQLARSHPERVEKIVTYGTKLDWSPEASAKEVRMLNPDVIEEKVPKFAAHLKATHHPDHWRDVLAKTADMMLDLGQRPRLTNSTFAEVSCPVLVCIGSEDQMVTLAESQNAAEHLSQGTLLELNGYVHPIERVDSKALSKEVQAFLIGP from the coding sequence ATGAACAGCCTACCCCACCTACTGCTCCTTCACGGCGCTCTGGGCAGTGAACAGCAACTAACAGCACTTCGTCGTGAAATGGAATCCTCCTTTAACGTTCACTCCTTGAATTTTGAAGGACACGGTGGGTCGCCATCGGGCCGTCCATTTTCCATGGAGGGTTTTGTCGAGAATGTTCTGGCCTACCTGGATGCAAACGACTTAAAAAGCGCAAACATCTTTGGATACAGTATGGGTGGATACGTTGCCCTTCAATTGGCTCGATCTCATCCAGAACGCGTGGAGAAGATTGTGACCTATGGAACTAAGCTTGACTGGAGTCCAGAGGCTTCTGCCAAAGAAGTGCGGATGCTGAACCCCGATGTCATTGAAGAGAAGGTGCCTAAGTTTGCCGCGCATTTGAAGGCCACTCATCATCCCGATCACTGGCGAGATGTTTTGGCGAAAACAGCTGACATGATGCTCGACCTTGGCCAACGTCCTCGTTTGACGAATTCTACTTTTGCCGAAGTGAGTTGTCCCGTACTCGTGTGCATTGGGTCGGAAGATCAAATGGTGACCCTAGCCGAGAGTCAGAACGCTGCAGAACACCTATCCCAGGGGACACTACTCGAGCTCAATGGATATGTACACCCCATCGAGCGCGTCGATTCCAAAGCACTTTCAAAGGAGGTACAAGCATTTCTCATCGGCCCTTAG
- a CDS encoding VOC family protein, whose amino-acid sequence MTNPFHLAIPVRDLERCRAFYKEVLQCAEGRSSDHWVDFDFFGHQLVIHQKPADAQDERAISNPVDGHDVPVPHFGVVLDWADWEALAERLRAQDITFVIEPHIRFQGQVGEQATMFFMDPENNALEFKAFKDMNQLFAK is encoded by the coding sequence ATGACCAACCCTTTTCACTTAGCCATTCCAGTACGAGATCTCGAACGTTGCCGAGCTTTTTACAAGGAAGTTTTGCAATGTGCTGAAGGGCGGAGCTCTGACCATTGGGTCGATTTTGATTTCTTCGGACACCAATTGGTCATACATCAAAAACCCGCTGATGCTCAGGATGAACGGGCCATTTCAAATCCGGTGGATGGTCACGACGTCCCTGTCCCCCATTTTGGTGTTGTCCTCGACTGGGCTGACTGGGAAGCTTTAGCAGAGAGGCTCAGGGCACAGGACATCACCTTTGTCATTGAACCGCATATACGCTTTCAAGGCCAAGTGGGTGAACAAGCCACTATGTTCTTCATGGACCCCGAAAACAATGCCCTTGAGTTTAAGGCCTTCAAGGACATGAACCAGCTATTCGCCAAATGA
- a CDS encoding GNAT family N-acetyltransferase, whose product MSAQSDAKIKGPRIVLRAIESEDVGNIFRGLSHPKVIQHYGVGYSSLEETEEQMKWFAQPEQMWFAVCSIEGEFYGAGGFNAISKPKETAEIGFWLLPEYWGMGIMNEAMPLLCAFGFEELGLKRIEGYVETDNMNCQRAMAKLDFEKEKTLLDHEVKNGRSISVDVFINSRP is encoded by the coding sequence ATGAGCGCCCAAAGTGATGCCAAAATAAAAGGGCCACGAATTGTCCTTCGAGCCATTGAGTCCGAGGATGTGGGAAACATATTTCGTGGGCTCTCACATCCCAAAGTGATCCAGCACTACGGCGTAGGCTATTCGAGCTTAGAAGAAACAGAAGAGCAAATGAAGTGGTTTGCCCAACCGGAACAGATGTGGTTTGCCGTTTGCTCAATTGAAGGTGAATTCTACGGTGCAGGTGGATTTAACGCTATTTCCAAGCCGAAGGAAACAGCGGAAATAGGATTCTGGCTGCTCCCGGAATACTGGGGCATGGGCATCATGAATGAGGCCATGCCTTTGCTCTGCGCATTCGGGTTTGAGGAGTTGGGGCTCAAACGCATTGAAGGCTATGTCGAAACGGATAATATGAACTGCCAGAGAGCCATGGCCAAGCTAGATTTTGAGAAAGAAAAGACCCTCCTAGACCATGAGGTTAAGAATGGCCGTTCCATTTCCGTAGATGTCTTCATTAACTCGCGACCATGA
- a CDS encoding VOC family protein has translation MRVTLVSIPVRDQQKALEFYTDILGFVKKKDEPVGGGNRWLTLVAKDWQDGPELLLEPAPNHFEPSKVFQEALKNAGIPWTQLDVDDVEAEYARLTDLGVEFSVQPTAMETVKFAIFDDTCGNNIQLVQYL, from the coding sequence ATGAGAGTTACACTTGTAAGTATCCCTGTTCGCGACCAGCAAAAGGCATTAGAATTCTATACCGACATCCTCGGTTTTGTGAAGAAAAAAGATGAACCCGTCGGTGGTGGAAACCGGTGGTTGACCCTGGTCGCCAAAGACTGGCAAGACGGTCCAGAACTTCTTCTAGAACCTGCTCCCAATCACTTTGAACCTTCTAAAGTTTTCCAAGAAGCTTTGAAAAATGCCGGCATCCCTTGGACCCAATTGGACGTGGATGACGTAGAAGCGGAATACGCACGATTAACGGATTTGGGGGTCGAATTCAGCGTCCAACCGACCGCTATGGAGACCGTGAAGTTTGCCATATTCGACGACACCTGCGGAAACAACATTCAACTGGTTCAATACCTTTAA
- a CDS encoding phosphoribosylanthranilate isomerase has translation MRNPRVKICCISSLDEAQLAIDAGASALGLVGPMPSGPGVIDNALIAEIARMVPPPIATFLLTSETRAADVIERHRLVQTSTIQLVDALPLEDYGVLRKALPQVKLVQVIHVLDEGSVEEAQSVAPHVDAILLDSGNPNLDVKVLGGTGKTHNWALSRRIRAEIPVPVFLAGGLRAENAREAIESVGPFGLDLCSGVRTDGALDPQKLQEFFKAVNT, from the coding sequence ATCCGTAACCCTCGTGTGAAAATTTGCTGCATCAGCAGTCTTGATGAAGCGCAACTGGCTATTGATGCCGGGGCTTCTGCACTAGGGCTTGTTGGGCCAATGCCGAGTGGTCCAGGGGTGATTGACAACGCCCTTATTGCGGAGATTGCGCGGATGGTTCCCCCTCCTATCGCCACCTTTCTCTTGACCAGCGAGACCCGAGCAGCGGATGTTATTGAGCGCCACAGGCTCGTTCAAACCTCGACCATTCAACTCGTTGACGCACTTCCCTTGGAGGACTACGGAGTACTTCGGAAGGCGCTTCCGCAGGTCAAGCTGGTCCAAGTTATTCATGTTTTGGATGAAGGATCGGTTGAGGAGGCCCAATCGGTTGCCCCGCACGTCGATGCTATTCTGCTGGACAGCGGTAATCCGAACTTAGACGTCAAAGTATTGGGCGGAACCGGAAAGACCCACAATTGGGCCCTAAGCCGTCGTATCCGCGCTGAAATTCCGGTACCCGTTTTCTTGGCGGGCGGGCTACGTGCTGAAAACGCGCGTGAGGCCATCGAAAGCGTAGGGCCTTTTGGTTTGGATCTGTGCAGTGGCGTACGGACCGATGGTGCGCTTGATCCACAAAAACTCCAGGAATTCTTTAAAGCTGTGAATACTTAG
- a CDS encoding aldo/keto reductase: MHTLPFLNQDEMPILGLGTWKSAPGVVGAAIIKAIEIGYRHIDCAAIYNNEAEIGEAFKECFERGLVKREELWITSKLWNDAHLSQDVRPALQKTLNDLGLDYLDLYLIHWPIAFKNGLAFPSGPEDYLSLEEAPLAETWKALQEAQNEGLVRHIGTSNFTEKKLQQLIDVGGQKPELNQVELHPYLQQQALIDWCHERQIHAMAYSPLGSMDRPDSFKKEGEPIPLESEVVVRIAEQNGISPAQVLIRWQMQRGVSVIPKSTNPKRLQENFNTLSVTLSDEDMEALALLDQHKRIVDGSFFVAPEKGYTVKTLWDE, translated from the coding sequence ATGCATACACTCCCATTTTTGAATCAAGATGAAATGCCTATTCTAGGCCTAGGCACATGGAAATCCGCGCCCGGCGTCGTTGGAGCAGCCATTATTAAGGCTATTGAAATTGGGTATCGGCACATCGATTGTGCGGCCATTTACAACAACGAAGCTGAGATCGGGGAAGCCTTCAAAGAGTGCTTTGAGCGTGGGCTGGTGAAAAGAGAAGAGCTCTGGATTACCTCCAAACTCTGGAACGATGCCCATCTTTCCCAGGATGTACGCCCTGCCCTTCAAAAAACACTGAACGATCTTGGGCTCGACTATCTTGATTTGTACTTGATTCACTGGCCGATTGCCTTTAAAAATGGACTGGCCTTTCCTTCAGGGCCAGAGGATTATTTATCCCTAGAAGAAGCCCCGTTGGCCGAAACATGGAAAGCTCTTCAGGAAGCACAAAATGAAGGGTTGGTTCGGCATATTGGCACCTCTAACTTCACAGAAAAGAAACTACAGCAACTGATTGATGTCGGTGGACAAAAGCCCGAGCTCAATCAGGTAGAACTCCACCCCTATCTGCAACAGCAGGCACTGATCGATTGGTGCCATGAGCGTCAAATTCACGCCATGGCCTATTCGCCTTTGGGATCAATGGATCGACCCGATTCCTTTAAGAAAGAAGGAGAACCCATTCCGCTTGAAAGTGAAGTCGTGGTCCGAATCGCTGAGCAAAATGGAATATCCCCTGCTCAGGTTTTGATTCGTTGGCAAATGCAGCGCGGAGTCTCCGTGATTCCTAAGTCCACGAATCCGAAGCGCCTCCAAGAAAATTTCAACACTTTGAGTGTAACGCTCAGCGATGAAGACATGGAAGCTTTAGCCTTACTCGATCAACACAAGCGTATAGTTGACGGCTCTTTCTTTGTTGCCCCCGAAAAGGGATATACCGTTAAAACTTTGTGGGATGAGTAA
- a CDS encoding TIGR00730 family Rossman fold protein, with protein sequence MTIKRVCVYCASSAKIDPVYFEETRRLARALVAADIDVVYGGGAVGLMGTLADTVIQEGGRIKGIMPKFMNEVEWAHKDVTDFEFTNTMHERKAKFLEGIDGLITLPGGSGTLEEFFEAITLKRLGQFTKPIVVLNTNGFYDPLKELLEMCVSQKFMHEKHLAMWDIVDRVEDVLPSLENAQAWDDDPLSFATNK encoded by the coding sequence ATGACCATTAAACGTGTCTGCGTCTACTGCGCTTCAAGTGCTAAGATTGACCCTGTATATTTCGAAGAAACGAGGAGATTGGCTAGGGCTTTAGTCGCGGCGGATATCGACGTCGTTTACGGAGGAGGTGCGGTTGGACTGATGGGTACACTTGCGGATACCGTCATTCAAGAAGGCGGCCGGATCAAAGGCATCATGCCCAAGTTCATGAACGAGGTGGAATGGGCGCATAAAGACGTCACGGACTTTGAGTTCACCAACACGATGCATGAACGGAAGGCAAAGTTTCTTGAAGGTATCGACGGACTCATAACCCTACCCGGCGGAAGCGGCACATTAGAGGAATTTTTTGAAGCCATTACCTTGAAGCGATTGGGGCAATTCACCAAACCCATTGTGGTGCTCAACACCAATGGGTTTTACGATCCTTTAAAAGAGTTACTGGAGATGTGCGTCTCTCAAAAATTCATGCACGAAAAGCACTTGGCGATGTGGGATATCGTTGACCGCGTTGAGGATGTGCTGCCAAGTTTGGAGAATGCACAAGCCTGGGATGACGACCCACTCAGCTTCGCCACCAATAAATAA
- a CDS encoding GyrI-like domain-containing protein — protein MTPRIEELPPKKLIGLHLSMSLVENRTGPLWAQFAPRIKEIGNRTSEDKISLQIYPEDYYRAFRPDKLFTKWAAVEVVDWSQVPDGLDTLELHSGLYAVFDYVGSSADPSIFQYIFNEWIPNSDYLVDDRPHFEVLGAKYKNNDPSSEEEIWIPIRPK, from the coding sequence ATGACCCCTAGAATCGAAGAACTACCACCTAAAAAACTGATCGGTCTCCACCTCTCAATGAGCTTGGTCGAGAACCGAACCGGACCTCTTTGGGCTCAGTTTGCACCAAGGATCAAGGAAATTGGAAACCGCACTTCTGAGGACAAGATTTCCCTGCAGATCTATCCGGAGGATTATTATAGGGCCTTTCGGCCCGATAAGCTCTTTACGAAATGGGCGGCCGTCGAGGTAGTGGATTGGTCTCAAGTACCCGATGGGCTGGATACGCTAGAACTTCATAGCGGGTTATACGCGGTTTTCGACTACGTGGGCTCTAGCGCGGATCCTTCCATTTTTCAATACATCTTCAATGAATGGATTCCCAACTCTGACTACCTAGTGGACGACCGACCACATTTCGAGGTTCTCGGGGCCAAATACAAGAATAACGACCCTAGCTCGGAAGAGGAAATCTGGATTCCCATTAGGCCGAAATGA
- a CDS encoding GNAT family N-acetyltransferase yields the protein MEYAFTSDRLGFRNWQDEDLIPMAAINANPEVMEYFPSTQDERQTADFIGRMKDQWARLGFCYFAVEELESKAFIGFIGLSEQHYEAFFNPSVDIGWRLDPRYWGKGYATEGAKRCLEYAFEVVELQQVVSVCPKINSKSERVMQKIGMSEVAAFDHPLLASSPELTRCLLYEMNNPRRA from the coding sequence ATGGAATACGCCTTTACTTCCGATCGATTGGGTTTTCGAAACTGGCAGGATGAGGACTTGATTCCCATGGCGGCCATCAATGCCAATCCCGAGGTTATGGAGTACTTCCCTTCGACTCAAGATGAACGGCAAACCGCGGATTTTATTGGTCGTATGAAGGATCAGTGGGCTCGACTTGGGTTCTGTTATTTCGCCGTCGAGGAACTGGAGAGCAAGGCGTTTATCGGCTTTATTGGGCTGTCCGAACAGCACTATGAGGCCTTTTTTAACCCGAGCGTGGACATCGGTTGGCGGCTCGATCCTCGATATTGGGGCAAGGGCTACGCCACGGAAGGTGCAAAGCGCTGCTTGGAATACGCCTTCGAAGTGGTCGAGCTGCAGCAAGTCGTTTCGGTGTGCCCGAAAATCAACAGCAAATCGGAGCGTGTGATGCAGAAGATCGGCATGTCGGAGGTCGCCGCCTTTGACCACCCCCTACTCGCCTCTTCCCCCGAACTGACGCGCTGCCTCTTGTACGAAATGAATAACCCTCGTCGCGCATGA
- a CDS encoding carboxypeptidase-like regulatory domain-containing protein: protein MKALILTILLGLTSIWAMGQTYSGMVVDGQSKEAIAYANIGVLNKNLGVISRPDGRFSIDLSLADPSDSLAFSMIGYAPFYVVVGNLNFEKGEVALQPTSYELSTIEVSDKERAKFEKFGVTKPSKTTTGHSGTDEFGFGGEWGLKIGNQGQRYWLQDVQFHLRFNTVDSVLFRVNIYSAEANVPGPSILHEPIFVTARKKEKWIAADVAEQHLIIDSDLIVTYEVIRIWYSEDGENHLYFTHAEKAPKGMTFSKGSSFDSWKLNEKPPVAIFVNGRLLGD from the coding sequence ATGAAGGCTCTTATTTTAACCATTCTATTGGGCTTGACTTCAATCTGGGCCATGGGGCAAACCTATTCCGGGATGGTGGTGGATGGGCAATCCAAGGAGGCAATCGCCTACGCAAATATTGGGGTATTGAACAAAAACTTAGGGGTGATTTCGCGGCCCGATGGACGATTTTCAATTGATCTGTCCCTAGCCGATCCATCTGATAGTCTGGCGTTTTCCATGATTGGGTATGCTCCCTTCTACGTTGTGGTCGGTAACCTGAACTTTGAAAAGGGTGAAGTGGCCTTGCAACCCACCTCCTACGAGTTGAGCACCATTGAGGTTTCGGATAAGGAACGGGCCAAGTTTGAGAAGTTCGGCGTCACCAAACCGAGCAAGACGACTACGGGACACAGCGGGACTGATGAATTTGGTTTCGGCGGTGAATGGGGGCTGAAGATCGGGAACCAAGGGCAGCGCTATTGGCTCCAAGACGTTCAGTTTCACTTGCGTTTCAACACGGTGGACAGCGTGCTTTTTCGGGTCAATATCTATTCCGCAGAGGCAAATGTTCCCGGCCCTTCTATCCTGCATGAGCCCATCTTTGTAACGGCCCGTAAAAAGGAAAAGTGGATTGCAGCGGATGTTGCCGAGCAGCACCTCATCATAGATTCGGACCTCATTGTCACCTACGAAGTCATCCGAATCTGGTACAGCGAAGATGGAGAAAACCACCTCTACTTCACGCACGCCGAGAAAGCTCCAAAGGGGATGACGTTTAGCAAGGGTTCAAGCTTCGACTCGTGGAAGCTGAATGAAAAGCCGCCCGTGGCCATTTTTGTCAATGGGCGTTTGTTGGGGGATTGA
- a CDS encoding TlpA family protein disulfide reductase, with protein sequence MKISSYVSTMATAFLIISCAPQGTEDIKVTGAQLEVLFHDWWTYHNENLVLSAEFEALDEDGGTITKEAFLEALTTEVYIPLERESPSDKPFYQLYRLGPKADSDIGPTMANEAQTFLQYFRLEGTQFPDFSFTDLDGMTYTKEGTKGQVLVLKTWFINCGACIAEFPDLNEFVEQNEDGKDLLFISLATDRAPALEEFLIGREFAYTVVPEAGPFIRKIGLRIYPTHIIVDGDGVILKVVNKASEMMAFLEGLELAG encoded by the coding sequence ATGAAAATTTCCAGCTATGTAAGCACCATGGCTACAGCCTTCCTCATCATATCCTGTGCGCCTCAAGGGACGGAGGATATAAAAGTCACCGGAGCTCAATTAGAAGTTCTTTTCCATGACTGGTGGACGTATCACAATGAAAACCTAGTTCTGTCTGCCGAATTTGAAGCGCTTGATGAGGACGGAGGCACCATCACCAAAGAAGCTTTTCTCGAGGCATTGACTACCGAGGTCTACATCCCCTTGGAAAGGGAATCTCCCTCGGATAAGCCCTTTTATCAGCTTTATCGTCTGGGGCCAAAAGCGGATTCGGACATAGGCCCAACCATGGCGAATGAAGCGCAGACCTTCTTACAGTACTTCCGGCTGGAAGGAACCCAATTCCCTGACTTTTCTTTTACCGACTTGGACGGCATGACCTACACCAAAGAAGGCACTAAGGGCCAGGTTTTGGTGCTCAAGACCTGGTTTATCAACTGCGGCGCTTGCATTGCGGAGTTTCCGGACCTCAATGAATTTGTGGAGCAGAATGAGGACGGAAAGGATCTCCTATTCATCAGCCTGGCTACCGACAGAGCACCTGCCTTGGAAGAATTCTTGATTGGAAGAGAATTCGCCTATACCGTTGTCCCAGAGGCAGGACCCTTCATTCGGAAAATTGGACTTCGGATTTATCCGACCCATATCATTGTAGACGGGGACGGAGTCATTCTGAAGGTCGTAAACAAGGCCTCCGAAATGATGGCCTTTTTGGAAGGACTGGAGCTGGCTGGATAG
- a CDS encoding carbon-nitrogen hydrolase family protein, translated as MNNTLNIGMAQIAPIWLNKEKTLEKVLAYIEKAADQGCELLVFGEGLLPGYPFWVSLTDGAAFDSTIQKELHAHYLRNAVQPEAGDLDEVCRLARKNKMAIYLGIIERALDRGGHSLYCSLVYIDSEGVIQSVHRKLQPTYEERLTWAPGDGHGLQVHPLKAFTVGGLNCWENWMPLSRTALYAMGENLHIAVWPGTLDNTKDITRFIARESRSFVVSVSSLMRVEDFPPNTPHLDEILKKAPSTLANGGSGIAGPNGEWILEPVTEKEGLITTTIDFNRVLEERQNFDPVGHYSRPDVTRLIVNRERQSVLGEERSHIPDETDQK; from the coding sequence GTGAACAACACCCTCAACATTGGCATGGCCCAAATCGCCCCGATTTGGCTGAACAAGGAAAAGACGCTTGAGAAAGTCCTTGCGTACATCGAGAAGGCGGCGGATCAGGGCTGCGAGCTCTTAGTTTTTGGAGAAGGGCTGCTTCCCGGGTATCCGTTTTGGGTTTCGCTGACCGATGGAGCCGCTTTTGACTCCACCATCCAAAAAGAACTCCACGCCCATTATTTGCGAAATGCCGTTCAACCCGAAGCGGGTGACCTCGACGAGGTATGCCGGTTGGCAAGAAAAAATAAGATGGCGATCTACCTCGGCATTATTGAGCGAGCACTGGATCGAGGAGGCCATAGCCTGTATTGCTCCTTGGTGTACATTGATTCCGAAGGGGTAATTCAATCCGTTCACCGCAAACTCCAACCAACCTATGAAGAGCGCCTTACTTGGGCACCTGGAGATGGACACGGATTACAGGTACATCCACTGAAGGCCTTTACCGTAGGTGGACTAAACTGCTGGGAGAACTGGATGCCCTTATCAAGAACAGCGCTGTATGCCATGGGTGAAAACCTACACATAGCCGTATGGCCGGGCACGCTAGACAACACCAAGGACATTACGAGATTCATCGCGCGGGAGTCACGCTCTTTTGTGGTCTCCGTTTCCAGCTTGATGCGTGTAGAGGACTTTCCTCCCAACACGCCTCACCTAGACGAAATTTTGAAAAAAGCGCCTTCCACCTTGGCCAACGGAGGATCTGGAATCGCCGGCCCCAACGGGGAATGGATACTGGAGCCCGTTACGGAAAAGGAAGGCCTCATCACGACGACCATTGACTTCAACCGCGTGCTCGAGGAACGGCAGAACTTTGACCCCGTTGGACATTATTCTCGGCCCGATGTTACACGCCTCATCGTTAACCGGGAGCGCCAGTCTGTTTTGGGTGAAGAACGTTCACATATTCCTGATGAAACTGATCAAAAATGA